In Erythrobacter sp. F6033, a single genomic region encodes these proteins:
- a CDS encoding C39 family peptidase, with translation MNRGVLKALGAICAASLLPACTALPEERGRLVMQSHAGSLVLQNAPVSFAEKRYETVVRQQFDFSCGSAALATLLTYHYDQPQTENDVFGGMWRDGDQEAIQRLGFSLLDMKRFLAAQGVTANGYRVSLDQVRDSGTPGIALIAPNGYRHFVVVKGVEDGFVLVGDPSLGLRRMDREEFEETWNGVYFVLTEGADITGHALNDDAQWAKVNAFGPAHRAFEPLSRQALSLTAPGFGEF, from the coding sequence GTGAACCGGGGCGTTCTCAAAGCGCTCGGGGCCATTTGCGCCGCGAGTTTGCTGCCAGCTTGTACGGCTTTGCCGGAAGAGCGGGGACGGCTTGTCATGCAGTCGCATGCAGGCAGCCTGGTATTACAGAATGCCCCTGTCAGCTTTGCTGAAAAGCGTTACGAAACAGTCGTCCGCCAACAGTTCGATTTCAGCTGTGGTTCCGCGGCGCTCGCAACGCTTCTGACGTACCATTACGACCAACCGCAGACTGAAAATGATGTGTTTGGCGGTATGTGGCGTGACGGTGATCAAGAGGCGATCCAACGCCTTGGCTTCTCGTTGCTCGACATGAAACGGTTTCTGGCTGCCCAAGGCGTCACGGCCAACGGCTACCGCGTTTCGCTCGATCAGGTTCGCGATTCTGGCACGCCAGGCATCGCTCTGATCGCGCCGAACGGATACCGTCATTTCGTGGTCGTGAAGGGCGTCGAAGACGGGTTTGTTCTGGTCGGAGACCCATCCTTGGGTCTTCGCCGAATGGACCGCGAAGAATTCGAGGAAACGTGGAACGGAGTATACTTCGTTCTTACCGAAGGCGCTGACATCACAGGTCATGCGCTGAACGACGATGCACAGTGGGCGAAGGTCAACGCTTTCGGACCTGCACACCGGGCGTTTGAACCACTTAGTCGTCAGGCTCTGTCGCTCACCGCGCCGGGCTTCGGGGAATTCTAG
- a CDS encoding sugar kinase: protein MTDFLSFGEIMLRLKTPGHQRFFQSHEFEATFGGGEANVAVALSNYGLDAGFVSALPDNDIGENAIMELRKFGVDTAHVSRSGDRVGIYFLETGSNQRPSKVVYDRANSSICNAAMDEFDWPTIFKGAKWLHITGITPALSQSAADLSMACVKAAKEAGVTVSCDFNFRGKLWKYGKTAPEVMRELVKYVDVGIANEEDCQKSLDISVDVDVESGELDTAKYEALGQKVLDIYPNMHTIAITLRESLSADRNNWSACLRTRDDGFKLSKKYELTDIVDRVGGGDSFASALIYGLNAYEDRQQSLEFAVAASALKHTIMGDFNRVTVPEVEKLMSGDGSGRVQR from the coding sequence ATGACCGATTTTCTTTCCTTTGGTGAAATCATGCTGCGGCTGAAAACGCCGGGGCATCAGCGTTTCTTCCAGTCTCACGAGTTCGAAGCGACCTTTGGCGGCGGCGAGGCAAATGTCGCTGTGGCGCTTTCAAACTATGGTCTGGATGCAGGCTTTGTCAGCGCGCTGCCCGATAACGACATCGGCGAGAACGCGATCATGGAGCTGCGCAAATTCGGCGTGGACACAGCCCATGTCAGCCGTTCTGGTGACCGTGTCGGGATTTACTTCCTTGAGACCGGATCAAACCAGCGTCCATCCAAAGTGGTCTATGACCGTGCAAACTCTTCGATCTGCAATGCCGCGATGGACGAGTTCGATTGGCCGACCATTTTCAAAGGCGCAAAATGGCTTCACATCACCGGTATCACGCCGGCGCTAAGCCAGTCGGCTGCTGACCTGTCGATGGCCTGTGTGAAGGCGGCGAAGGAGGCAGGCGTGACCGTTTCATGCGACTTCAACTTCCGCGGCAAGCTCTGGAAATACGGCAAGACCGCGCCCGAGGTGATGCGTGAGCTGGTGAAGTATGTCGATGTTGGCATCGCGAACGAGGAAGACTGCCAGAAGTCGCTCGATATCAGCGTCGATGTGGACGTCGAAAGCGGCGAACTCGACACAGCCAAATACGAAGCGCTGGGCCAGAAGGTCCTGGATATCTATCCAAACATGCACACGATCGCGATTACGCTGCGTGAGAGCCTGAGCGCGGACCGCAACAATTGGTCGGCCTGTCTGCGCACCCGCGATGATGGGTTCAAACTCTCCAAGAAGTACGAGCTGACCGATATCGTCGACCGTGTTGGTGGCGGTGACAGCTTTGCCTCTGCGTTGATCTACGGGCTCAACGCCTACGAAGACCGTCAGCAGAGCCTTGAATTTGCGGTGGCAGCCAGCGCGCTCAAGCACACTATCATGGGCGATTTTAACCGGGTCACCGTGCCAGAGGTCGAAAAGCTTATGTCAGGTGATGGCTCAGGACGCGTCCAGCGGTGA